Proteins co-encoded in one Paracoccus aestuarii genomic window:
- a CDS encoding ABC transporter ATP-binding protein translates to MVTQDGYMTADGRQIGPVVMELRNITLRFGGVVAIKDISFDIRQGEIRAIIGPNGAGKSSMLNIISGFYNPQEGQVIFKGRPRPAMKPYQVARLGIARTFQNIALFEGMSVLDNIMTGRLNKMKAGFVSQALWWGAAEREEIENRAAVERIIDFLEIQNIRKTPVGRLPYGLKKRVELARALAAEPNLLLLDEPMAGMNVEEKEDMSRFILDVNDEFGTTICLIEHDMGVVMDLSDRVVVMDYGKKIGDGTPAEVRSNQAVIDAYLGVAHD, encoded by the coding sequence ATGGTCACCCAGGACGGATACATGACCGCCGACGGCCGCCAGATCGGCCCCGTGGTGATGGAGCTGCGAAACATCACCCTGCGCTTCGGCGGCGTGGTGGCCATCAAGGACATCAGCTTCGACATCCGCCAGGGAGAGATCCGCGCGATCATCGGCCCGAACGGGGCGGGCAAGTCGTCGATGCTGAACATCATCTCGGGCTTCTACAACCCGCAGGAGGGGCAGGTCATCTTCAAGGGCCGGCCGCGCCCGGCGATGAAACCCTATCAGGTCGCGCGCCTGGGCATCGCCCGCACCTTCCAGAACATCGCCCTGTTCGAGGGGATGTCGGTCCTGGACAACATCATGACCGGCCGGCTCAACAAGATGAAGGCCGGGTTCGTGTCCCAGGCCCTCTGGTGGGGCGCGGCCGAGCGCGAGGAGATCGAGAACCGCGCCGCGGTCGAACGCATCATCGACTTCCTCGAGATCCAGAACATCCGCAAGACGCCCGTGGGCCGTCTGCCCTACGGCCTGAAGAAGCGGGTCGAGCTGGCCCGCGCGCTGGCGGCGGAACCCAACCTGCTGCTGCTGGACGAGCCGATGGCCGGCATGAATGTCGAGGAGAAGGAGGACATGTCCCGCTTCATCCTCGACGTGAACGACGAATTCGGCACCACGATCTGCCTGATCGAACATGACATGGGCGTGGTCATGGACCTCAGCGACCGGGTGGTCGTGATGGATTACGGCAAGAAGATCGGCGACGGCACCCCCGCCGAGGTGCGCAGCAACCAGGCGGTGATCGACGCCTATCTGGGGGTGGCCCATGACTGA
- a CDS encoding branched-chain amino acid ABC transporter permease, with protein MDQFIFGLEVVMNGLMTGVMYALVALGFVLIFKASGVFNYAQGVMALFAALTLVGIQNGQVPFAHLINAVFGTQLHHFGWTVPAVLAIALTALVMVGLAFVIEKLVLQHLVGQEPIILFMATIGLAYFLEGLGDVMWGADIKTLDVGLPQGISDPIEEITANWFGYGFFIDRLDLWATLIAAMLVAALVAFAQYTKQGRAMRAVADDHQAAMSVGISLRFIWVMVWSIAGFVALVAGIMWGTKSGVQFSLSLIALKALPVLMLGGFTSIPGAIVGGLIIGVGEKLFEFSIGPMVGGATENWFAYVLALIFLVFRPQGLFGERIIERV; from the coding sequence ATGGATCAATTCATCTTTGGCCTGGAGGTCGTGATGAACGGCCTGATGACCGGGGTCATGTATGCGCTGGTGGCCTTGGGCTTCGTGCTGATCTTCAAGGCCTCGGGGGTGTTCAACTATGCCCAGGGGGTGATGGCGCTGTTCGCGGCGCTGACGCTGGTGGGCATCCAGAACGGCCAGGTCCCCTTCGCGCATCTGATCAACGCGGTCTTCGGCACCCAGCTGCATCATTTCGGCTGGACGGTGCCTGCGGTCCTGGCCATCGCGCTGACCGCGCTGGTCATGGTGGGGCTGGCCTTCGTCATCGAAAAGCTGGTCCTGCAGCACCTTGTGGGGCAGGAGCCGATTATCCTCTTCATGGCGACCATCGGCCTGGCCTATTTCCTGGAAGGCCTGGGCGACGTCATGTGGGGCGCCGACATCAAGACGCTGGATGTGGGCCTGCCGCAGGGCATCTCGGACCCGATCGAGGAGATCACGGCCAACTGGTTCGGCTACGGCTTCTTCATCGACCGGCTGGACCTCTGGGCCACGCTGATCGCGGCGATGCTGGTCGCGGCGCTGGTGGCCTTCGCGCAATACACCAAGCAGGGACGCGCCATGCGCGCCGTGGCCGACGACCACCAGGCGGCGATGTCGGTGGGCATCTCGCTGCGCTTCATCTGGGTGATGGTCTGGTCGATCGCGGGCTTCGTGGCCTTGGTCGCGGGCATCATGTGGGGCACGAAATCGGGGGTCCAGTTCAGCCTGTCGCTGATCGCGCTCAAGGCGCTGCCGGTGCTGATGCTGGGCGGCTTCACCTCGATCCCCGGCGCCATCGTGGGGGGGCTGATCATCGGGGTGGGCGAGAAACTGTTCGAATTCTCGATCGGCCCCATGGTCGGCGGCGCGACGGAAAACTGGTTCGCCTATGTCCTGGCGCTGATCTTCCTGGTCTTCCGACCCCAGGGCCTGTTCGGCGAACGCATCATCGAGCGGGTGTGA
- a CDS encoding AMP-binding protein: MTHQPTPQGDLQSVPALLARNVARFGDRPAYREKEYGIWQSWTWAQAAEEVRALALGLMAQGLKPGDHMAIIGRNRPHHYWGMIAAQMCGAVPVPLYQDAVAAEMAYVLDHCGARFVLCGDQEQVDKVLEVEQTTGAGARIVYTDGRGLRKYDHANMVSLADLQAQGRAEAGSLGPRLDAIIAGLDYDSTCVMLYTSGTTGKPKGVVLSNRNIIETARNTAEFDRLTEVEEIVAYLPMAWVGDFIFSMGQAMWSGFTVNCPEGAHTMMTDMREIGPTYFFAPPRVFEGQLTSVMIRMEDASRLKRWLFRRGMAVANRAGPALLDGKTVSLGDRIAYALGKIFVFGPLKNSLGLSRVRVGYTAGEAIGPEIFDFYRSLGINLKQLYGQTEASVLITQQPDGQVRSDTVGVPSPGVEVRIGENGEVYYRSPGTFVEYYKNADSTASTKDAEGWVATGDAGFFEEGTGHLRIIDRAKDVGRMADGSMFAPKYVENKLKFYPNILEAVVIGNGRDFCTAMINIDLTAVGNWAERNNIAYGSYQELAGHPQVYETIRAHVEAVNASVAQDPMLSGCQVHRFLVLHKELDPDDGEMTRTRKVRRAVITEKYHDLVTALYDGSSSRHTRTEVTYEDGRKGAISATLRIEDACVFGDAARQKAAAE; the protein is encoded by the coding sequence ATGACCCATCAGCCGACGCCCCAGGGCGATCTTCAATCCGTGCCCGCCTTGCTGGCGCGCAACGTCGCCCGGTTCGGGGACCGCCCCGCCTATCGCGAGAAGGAATACGGGATCTGGCAGAGCTGGACCTGGGCCCAGGCCGCCGAGGAGGTCCGCGCCCTGGCCCTGGGCCTGATGGCGCAGGGGCTGAAGCCCGGCGATCACATGGCGATCATCGGGCGCAACCGGCCGCATCACTACTGGGGCATGATCGCCGCGCAGATGTGCGGCGCGGTGCCGGTGCCGCTCTATCAGGACGCGGTCGCGGCCGAGATGGCCTATGTGCTGGACCATTGCGGGGCGCGCTTCGTGCTGTGCGGTGATCAGGAACAGGTCGACAAGGTGCTGGAGGTCGAACAGACCACCGGCGCCGGCGCGCGCATCGTCTATACCGACGGGCGGGGCCTCAGGAAATACGACCATGCCAACATGGTCTCGCTGGCCGATCTGCAGGCGCAGGGCCGGGCCGAGGCGGGGTCCCTGGGCCCGCGCCTGGACGCGATCATCGCGGGGCTGGATTACGACAGCACCTGCGTGATGCTGTATACCAGCGGCACGACGGGCAAGCCCAAGGGCGTGGTCCTGTCCAACCGCAACATCATCGAGACCGCCCGCAACACCGCCGAATTCGACCGCCTGACCGAGGTCGAGGAGATCGTCGCCTATCTGCCCATGGCCTGGGTCGGCGATTTCATCTTCTCGATGGGTCAGGCGATGTGGTCGGGATTCACCGTGAACTGCCCCGAGGGCGCGCATACGATGATGACCGACATGCGCGAGATCGGGCCCACCTATTTCTTCGCGCCGCCGCGCGTCTTCGAGGGTCAGCTGACATCCGTGATGATCCGCATGGAGGATGCCAGCCGCCTGAAGCGCTGGCTGTTCCGGCGCGGCATGGCGGTGGCGAACCGCGCGGGCCCGGCGCTGCTGGACGGCAAGACGGTGTCCCTGGGCGACCGCATCGCCTATGCGCTAGGCAAGATCTTCGTCTTCGGCCCGCTGAAGAACAGCCTGGGCCTGTCGCGTGTCCGCGTGGGCTATACCGCGGGCGAGGCGATCGGCCCCGAGATCTTCGATTTCTACCGCAGCCTGGGCATCAACCTGAAGCAGCTCTACGGCCAGACCGAGGCCTCGGTCCTCATCACACAGCAGCCCGACGGGCAGGTGCGTTCGGACACGGTCGGCGTGCCCAGCCCCGGCGTCGAGGTCCGCATCGGCGAGAATGGCGAGGTCTATTACCGCAGTCCCGGCACCTTCGTCGAATATTACAAGAATGCCGACAGCACCGCATCGACCAAGGATGCCGAGGGCTGGGTCGCCACGGGCGACGCGGGCTTCTTCGAGGAGGGGACCGGCCATCTGCGCATCATCGACCGCGCCAAGGATGTGGGCCGCATGGCCGACGGGTCGATGTTCGCCCCCAAATATGTCGAAAACAAGCTGAAGTTCTATCCCAACATCCTGGAGGCCGTGGTCATCGGCAACGGCCGCGATTTCTGCACCGCGATGATCAATATTGACCTGACCGCGGTGGGCAACTGGGCCGAACGCAACAACATCGCCTATGGCAGCTATCAGGAGCTGGCCGGCCATCCGCAGGTCTACGAGACCATCCGCGCCCATGTCGAGGCGGTGAACGCCTCGGTCGCGCAGGACCCGATGCTGTCGGGCTGCCAGGTCCATCGCTTCCTGGTGCTGCACAAGGAACTGGACCCCGATGACGGCGAGATGACGCGCACCCGCAAGGTCCGCCGCGCCGTCATCACCGAGAAGTATCACGACCTGGTCACGGCGCTCTATGACGGATCGTCCAGCCGCCATACCCGGACCGAGGTCACCTATGAGGATGGCCGCAAGGGCGCGATCAGCGCGACCCTGCGCATCGAGGATGCCTGCGTCTTCGGCGACGCGGCCCGGCAGAAGGCGGCGGCGGAATGA